In Terriglobia bacterium, the genomic window TTTCGATGTATCCTAACCGGATCAAGATAAAGGGGCGGAGAAAATGAAGAAGCAATCCACAATGCGTTATGTTGCCGCCGTCCTCGTGGTGACGGGTTTGACCGTTTCTCTTATGGCTCAGGAGCGCGACCGCGTGAAAATTCCGGACAAGTTTAAATGGAATCTGGCCGACATTTATCCCAATGAAGCGGCGTGGCGGGCGGCCAGAGAAAAGCTTGCAAAGGATCTGCCGCAGATGCAGGCCTACAAGGGAAAGCTGGGTTCGTCTGCAACCGTACTGGCGGACGCCCTCGAAAAATCTTCGGTCCAGGACAAGGAATTGTCGCGTCTGTATGCATATGCGTCGATGCTTTCGGACCAGGACACGCGGGACGCCACGCATCTCGGGATGAAACAGGAGATGACCCAGCTTGCGGCCGCCGCGGGCGCGGAAACCGCCTACATCGAGCCGGAGATTCTTCATTTCGACAAAGGCAAAGTCGAACAGTTCATTGCCGCCGAACCGCGGCTCAAAGTCTTCCGGTTCTATCTTGAAGACACCGCGCGTCGCGCTTCGCACACGTTGACCGAAGGTGAGGAAAAGCTCCTGGCGGACGCCGGCCCGATGGCGAGCGCGTCTTCGAATGTGTACAACGTTTTTTCGAATGCGGATTTTCCTTTTCCCACGGTCACATTGAGCGACGGCAAAGACGTGCGTCTGGATCAGTCCGCCTTCGCCGATCTGCGCGCGCTTCCGAATCGTTCCGATCGCGAGAAAGTCATGTCCGCTTACTTTGGCGCCCTCGGCAAATACTCCGGGACGTTCGGAACAACCACGAATGGCGAAGTTCAGAAGGTCGCTTTCATGGCGAAGGCCCGCAAGTACGAATCGGCGCTGCAGTATTCGCTGGATGGACCGAATGTCCCTGTCGGCGTTTACCACCGCTTGATTGACGGGGTCAACAAGAACCTCCCCGCGTTTCATCGCTATCTGAAATTGCGTAAACGCATGCTGGGCGTGGATCAGCTTCATTATTACGACCTCTATGCGCCGCTTGTCGGCTCGGTGAATCTCACGTACACACCGGAAGCTGCGCAGAAGCTTGTCCTCGAGGCCGTGGCGCCGCTCGGAAAGGAATACACAAGCACCGTGCAGCGCGCGTATGACAACCGGTGGATCGACCTTTTCCCCAACGACGGCAAGCGCGCCGGGGCGTACTCCAATGGAGGCGCCTATGACGTTCATCCCTACATGCTGATCAACTACAACGGCAAGTATGCGGATGTCAGCACGCTGGCCCACGAGATGGGGCACACGATGCAAAGCTACTTCTCGAACAGGAATCAGCCTTACCCGCTTGCGAACTACCCCATCTTCGTTGCGGAAGTGGCGTCGACGTTCAATGAAACGCTGCTGATCAATCACGTCCTCAAGACCGTGAAGGATGATGACACCCGTCTCGCATTGCTCGGCAATTACCTTGAAAACATCAAAGGCACCGTATTTCGCCAGGCGCAATTTGCGGAGTTCGAGTTGGCAATGCACGAAATGGCGGCCAAGGGTCAGGCGATCACGGGACAGGCGCTGTCAAAGCTCTATCTGGACATCACGAAGAAGTATTACGGCCATGATCAGGGCGTCTGCGTGGTCGACGACTACATCGCGAACGAGTGGAGCTATATTCCGCACTTTTACCGGGACTTCTATGTGTACCAGTATGCGACGTCGTTTACCGCCTCGATGGCGCTGGCCGAAAAAGTCCAGAGCGGCGACCCCGCAGCGCTCAAACGCTATCTGGCATTCCTTTCGGCCGGCGGCTCAAAGTATCCGATCGACCTGTTGAAGGACGCCGGTGTCGACATGACAACGGATGAACCGCTGGACCTTACCGTGAAGGCGATGAACCGCGTCATGGACGAGATGGATGCCATCCTGGCTCGCCGGAGATAAGCCGGGCATCATGTTTCGACAAGCGCACGACTTTTTATGCAAAGCCCTGTAGCATTGAAGGCGATGATGTCGAAAGTGATATGGCCTTTGGCGGCCGTCGTCCTGGCCGCGGTCCTGCTTGGAGTGATTGTTCATTCTCCGCCGGCCCGCGCGTGGACTCTGCCTGAACGGTTGGCGGACCAGGAATTCTGGAAGCTGGTGACCGATTCATCCGAGCCCGGCGGGTATTTCCGCAACTCCGACATCACGAATCTCACCTCGAACGAGATGTTGTATGAACACGTGCTGAGCGATCTCCTGAAGCGCGTCAAGCCGGGAGGCGCATATCTCGGCGTCGGTCCGGAGCAGAATTACACGTACATTGCAGCGCTCAAGCCGCGAATCGCGATCATCTTCGATATCCGCCGCGGCAATCTCGATATGCAGCTGATGTACAAAGCGCTCTTCGAGTTGTCGAAGGATCGCGCGGACTTCGTTGCAATGCTGTTTTCAAAGCAGCGTCCGTCCGGCCTCACACCCTCGGTGTCGGCCACCCAGTTGTTCGATGCCTTTGACCGCGTGCCGGCAGTGAATGAAACGGCATTCTCCAGGAATCTGGCCGCTGTTGAGGACCGCTTGACGAAGACACACGCTCTTCCTCTGCTGCGGCGTGACCTGGATGGAATCGCCGAGATCTACCGGAACTTTTATGAAGCCGGCTTTGCAGTGCGTCCGTCACCGTCGTATGACGACCTCATGACGGCCACGGATGAGCGTGGCGCCGAACGAAGCTACCTCGCTACGGAAGAGAATTACCGGTTTATGAAGGACCTCGAATCGAGGAATCTCGTCGTGCCTGTGGTCGGCGACTTCGGCGGCCCGATGGCCATTCGAACGGTCGCGAAATATCTCAAAGCGAACGGCGCAACCGTCGCCGCCTTCTACCTTTCCAATGTCGAACAATACCTCCGTCAGGACGGGAAGTGGGACGCGTTCTGCCGCAATATCGCCGCTCTTCCGCTGGACAGTTCCAGCACGTTCATCCGTTCCGAATCCGGCTTCGCCGGCAGTTTCCGCCGCGTCGGCCCGGGTTTCGTATCGAGCCTCGGCCAGATCACCAGCGATATCAAGCCCTGCGCCGGAAGATAAGAATATTGGATCATTGCATCATCGCAGGTTTCTTCAATGCTTCATTCAACTTACGTTTTTCAGATCAAGGCACGTAGGGCGGCGGCGTGATGATAAACGTTCCATCCCCCACGATCAGTCCCGGAGCCTGGTTGTTGTCCTGGCAGACGAATTCGAAGCTTTCCACTCCGGTGGCCCACCGCATGTAGAAACCGCTGCTCCACGGAGCCGTATATGCGCCCGGGTCGTCGATCGTCATTTCATATTTGATCTGATTGAAATCGGTGCGCGTGAATTTCTCGATGGTGTGGAGCTTATCTGTCGTGGGGACTCCCAGATTGTCGATCCAGACCCGTTCGCCGAACCCGACAGTGTCGACCACCAGGGTGTCGCCTTCCCAATGCCCGATGGAGTGGCCACGGTCTGAGGGCTCCAGATTGGCCGGATGTGGGCGGCCATCCATATAAACGGTTCTAAAGCTGTGCGCTCCGCCCGTTTCAAAAATGTAGAACCGTTTGTGTTCCCGATCGTCGACCAGCTGCGTGCCGTATGCCGTTGCGACTTCGCGAGCCCCGGCCGAAGGCTTGCACCGCACGTAAGGTTCGTTTCGTATCTGTACGCGGTAAGCAAAAAGCGCACGGGCCCAGGGCTGGAAGGGTATCTGGCTGAGTTTTGGTTTCGATGCCAGGAACGGATCGGTGGGTTCCCGGGTATCGGCGGCAAAAAGTCCAAAGTCCGAGGCAACGTCGGGTCTTGCCAGCGGGATTTGCGTCGGTCCGATATCCCACAGCCCGCGCGGTTGTCCTTCAACCTGGCCCAGATTGATCTGCCCGTCCGGCCAGCGCGGAGCCGGCCGCGGGGGTGCCTGTTGTTGTCCGCGTCCCTGACCTCCCTGACCGCGGCCGCCACCCCCTCGACCACCTCCCTGACCTTGTCCGAACGAAGGTGACGTCATGGCCAGTGAAAAGATCAGAATGAGTCCTGCTAGTCGTATATGTCTCATTTATTTATCTCCTGGGCCTACGGCCGGTTGTCCTGACAATAAGATACCGGCAGATCTTCGGGAACCCACTGCAACGTCCAGCCGGTCGACCACGTCCGCGTGTAGGCGCCGGGATCGTCGATGGTGACTTCGTATTTAAGAGTGTTCATATCCGTGCGGGTGAAGCGCTCGATCAGATGAAGCTGTTCGGTATGCGGCAGGCCGCCGTTGCTGAACCAGAATTTTTCATTGAATCCTTTGGAGTCGACGACGAGCGTGTCGCCTTCCCAGCGGCCCCGCGCGTTTCCATAATAGAGAGGATTCGTATCGTTGCCCGACAGTTCGCCCGTCTGGGGCCGTCCGTCGGTATAGATGAAATGCCAGTCATGATTGCCGCCGGAGGCCATCACATAGATCCGGCCGAAGGTCTTGTCTTCCAGAAACTGATTTCCATGTGGCATTTGAAACTGCCGGACTGCGCCAGGCGGCTTGCAATACAGATATTCGGGATCGTCTTTGAGATCATTCCGCTGGCGGTATTCATAAAGGTCCAGCGCCCAGCGCTGGAACGGCGCGACCTTGGCCGCGTCCTTGATGTTTTTGAGCAGGCCGCTGGAATCCATTTCGACGTTGACGCCAGTCTCCACCAGGGCTGTCGAACTGGGTCTTGCCCAATATCCGGTTTCGCCGGGCGCGGCTCCCAGCCGCGGTTTGCCGTCGGGCCAGCGGGGAGCCGGTCTGGCCGTTTGGCGATTGACCGCCGGCTTTAACGCCGCAAGCGCTTCCGCGGACATGGCGAGGACCTTCTTACCGCCGGAAGTGATCGTGTTTCCCCATGCCTGGAGGCTGCCGTCCCGGGCTCGCATCCCTTGTACGCTGATCGCGTCTCCCGGTTTGAGCGTGTTTCGGTTCCAACCACTGCGCTCCAGATCCAGCGGGCTTTCCAGTTCGACAGCCCAGTTTGCCGATTGCGCTCCGCTCGAGACATTCATCAGCACATGAACGTGTGGGTCAACCCAATCCACACGCGTCACTTGCCCATTGAGAGTGACTGTCTTACCGGGGTCGAATTTCGCTGAAATCGGGCGCTGCTGCGCCAGCAGGGGGGTTGCAACCAGGGTGCACACCACAAGGGTGGCCAGACAGCCGCCGGACATTCGTAACATTCAAATTCCTCCACACATTGCATGACCGCATCTACAACAAATTTCGGGGAGAAGGATATAGCATCTTTTCCGCAAGCGAAATGGGTTGAATACATTTCCTTGCGTAGCTTATGGTAGCCGCTTGTGAAAACTTTCGCGCACTACGAACTCATCGATACCATCGGCCGCGGCGGTATGGGAGTCGTCTATAAGGCGCGCGACACGAAACTCGGCCGTTTTGTGGCTCTCAAGTTTCTACCCGAGGACCGGGCCACCGACAAGCGGCTGATCGCCCGATTCCGCCGCGAAGCGCGGGCCGCTTCCGCGTTGAATCATCCGAACATCTGTACGATCTATGATATCGATGACGCCGCCGGTCAGACGTTCATCGTTATGGAGTTGCTGAACGGCGTTTCTCTCCGGGACTTTATTCACGGCCAGCCTCTTGCCATCGACGCAGCCATATCCATTGCGATCGAAATTACGGATGCTCTTGAAGCGTCACATGCCGGCGGTATCGTTCATCGGGATATCAAACCTTCGAATGTGTTTGTTTGCGCCAACAACCGGATCAAGGTTCTTGATTTCGGACTCGCGCTGCAGACCGAGCCTGTCGATGTGCCGGGTGAGATCGGCCGCACCATTGATGCTCACGAGCTGACGGTCTCGGGCACCGCCATCGGTACCATCGCATATATGGCGCCCGAACAGGCCCGCTGCGAAGAGGTGGATGGGCGCGCCGACCTCTTCTCCTTTGGAGCGGTGCTGTACGAAATGCTGACGGGGCGGCCGGCATTTGCCTCCAGTTCGATCGCGCTTACGTTTCAGGCGATATTGAGCGGAAATCCGAGGCCTCCTTCTGAAATCAATCCCGCTGTCACTCCGAACCTCGAACGGATTGTCCATCGTCTGCTCGAGAAGGATCGCGAGCGCCGTTATTCGTCGGTCGGCCAGCTCAAAAGCGACCTGGAGCGGCTTCGCATTGGACAACCGCCGGTTCAGGCCGGCCCTGCGCCGCGCCTGCGGCGGTCATGGATGTTGGCGAGTGCGGCCGTTCTCCTGTCCGGCGTGGTCGTCTGGCTGGGTTTTCACAGCAATCCGCCGAAGCCCGCATCGGATGAATCGGTATTCACTCACTTCACCAGCCAGCCCGGTCCCGAACTGTTTCCAAGCTTTTCTCCGGACGGCAAAATAGTGGCATATGCCGGCAGGTCGTCTGGAAACTGGGATATCTACATTCAAAGGGTTGGCGGGCACAATCCGATCAATCTCACGCTGGACTCTGCGGCTGACGATACGCAGCCGGCGTTCTCACCGGCCGGAGAGTGGATCGCCTTCCGTTCGGAACGTGATGGAGGCGGCATTTTCATCATGGGAGCCACCGGCGAGTCCGTTCGGAGAGTGTCCGATTTTGGTTTCAATCCGGCGTGGTCGCCGGACGGCAAGCAGCTGGTTTTTGCGGAAGAGACTGTGGAAGATAGTCCGCAATACAGGTATACGAACAGCAGTTTGTGGACAGTTGCCGTCGCGACGGAAGAAAAGAAAAAGCTATTCCCCGGCGATGCCGTCCAGCCGCAGTGGTCCCCTCACGGCGATCGGATCGTGTACTGGGCGAGAAACGCAGGCCAACGGGACATCTGGACCATTCGAGCCGATGGAACCAATCCCGTAGCCTTGACGAACGATAAGTCATTGGACTGGAGCCCGGTGTGGGCCGCCGACGGACAGGCTGTGTATTTCTCCAGTGATCGCGGCGGAGCGACGGACCTCTGGCGAATGCCCGTCGAAGAGAAGACCGGCCGCAGCATTGGGGCTCCGCAGGCTGTCACAAAAGGAGGCACAGCGCAGCGGCTGCACCCGACAATCAGTACTGACGGGAAAAATATCGCCTACGTCGAGGAAACCGTTACAGAGAACATTTTCCAGGTCGCCTTTGATCCCGTCTCCGGCCGAACAGCCGGACCTCCAAAAGCGGTCACCACTGGAGCACGTACTGTAAGCGCTCCCGATGTGGCGCGGGACGGAAAGCATATTGCGTTTCAGTCTCTCGGCAAGAAGATGGACATTTACGTGGCGGGCATCGATGGCACGGGTGAGAGGCAACTGACCGACGATGAGTTTCAGGATCGTATTCCACGCTGGGCGCCCGGCGGGAAGCAGATCGCTTTCTACAGCAATCGCACCGGCCACTTTCAAATCTGGTCGATCAACGCGGACGGCAGCGGCTTGCGCCAGCTTTCCGACGACGGATCGAGCGGCGTCCTTCGCGCCGTCTGGGCTCCCGATGGCAATCACCTTGCGGCCCGTCATGAGGACGGAACAACATTCATCCTCAGCCTGCTTTCAGGAGAATCGATGCGTTCGATTCCATCGCCTCCGAATGCATCCGAGATCTTCGATGTCTGGAACTGGTCGCCCGACGGCAATTGGCTTGCGGGTCATCGAAACTCCCGCGCGACGGGACAATCGGTGGGACTCGCTCTCTACTCCCTGCAAACCGGAATGTTTCAGACTTTGGCCGGCCTCGGAAGCTTTCCTGTCTGGTTGAAGGACAACCGCCGGCTCCTCTTCACAGACAGGAGCAAAATTTACAGCGTCGACCGTCAGTCCCTCAAAATATCCGAGGTTCTTGATGTCAAACCGAACCTGATTGCCAGCCTGGGACAGTTGCCGGACGATAACAAAATCGTCGTTTTCAGCGAAGAACAGCGGGAAGCGGATATCTGGCTTCTGACCCGCGGCACGTCGAAGTGATTGACCGGCTGCGGCGCATAGCGTAGTATCCGGGCCTCACTGCAGTACCGTTACACACATACTCAATCGTGCAGGAGGTTGCGATGTCGACACAAGAGAACCCGGTACCTTTAAATCTTGCGCACCTGTTGGTCGAACTTTCACAAAATATCGAGAAGCGGGAACAGTTCCGCCGGAATCCGTCTCCATTTCTTGCAAACAATGAATTCAATCCGAAAGAGATTGAGGCGCTTCTGAGCAGGGATTCACAGGCAGTAAGGCAGGCATTTGGCCTCAGCCTCGGGCATGCCGGATTGGATGCCCACGAAGATTTCATCCGCGAGATCGTGCGCGACGAAATCAAGAAGGCCAAGAAAAAGAAGCCGTCCAAGAAGAAAGACAAAGCGGAAAAGAAGAAGAAAAAGAAGTAGCCGGCGGAGTGAAAAAGGGAAGTTTGACGGTTGTAGGCACCGGCTATCAGGTCGCCGCTCAGATGACGCCCGAAGCGGTCGATCACTGCCGGAAAGCAGACAAGCTTTTTTACGTGGTGGATGCGGTGACGGAGGTGTGGCTGACACAGCTCAATCCGTCCGCCGAATCCCTCGCAATTTGCTACGCGCCGGGAAAACCTCGTTTCGTTACATACGGCGAAATGGTCGAACGCATCCTCAGCGCGGTCCGCGCTGGGGATCGGGTTTGCTTCGCACTGTACGGGCATCCCGGCGTGTTCGTCCATGCGTCTCACGAATCCATCAAGCGCGCCCGGCTCGAGGGCTTCGAAGCGAGCATGCTGCCTGGAATTTCCGCCGAAGACTGTTTAATCGCGGATCTCGGTTTCGATCCCGCCAAAGGCTGCCAGAGCTTCGAGGCCAGCCGCTTCATCGTCCGGAGGCGCGCTCCAGACACGACTGTGCCGCTCCTTCTCTGGCAGATCGCGCTCGTGGGTACCATGGATTTCGACCCGAAGGGGCCGCCGGCGAATGAAGCCGGCCTCAAGCTGCTGACGAAGACGTTGCTCAAAAGCTATCCCCGGCGCCATGAAGTCACGGTGTATGAGGCGTCGCCGTTTCCGGTTTGCGATCCCATGATTGACCGCCGTCCGCTCTGCGACCTGCCCCACGCCCGGGTGACGACATCTTCAACGCTTTTCGTGCCGCCCGCGGAAGAGGCGCCCGTCAATCACCGCATCATGCGGATGCTGCTCGGGTTCAACGGTTCGAGGGGCAGGTTGTAGCCGGCTTTATGGGCAGGCCATTCCCCGCCTTTCCAAGGCGGGGTGGCTGAGCCATCAATAAAATGGTCCCGTTCCTGAGCGGCGCAGACGGGGCGGTTAGTAATTTCCATCAACAAAGAACTGTTTTGGTGTTTGAACGCGGGGATGTGCGCGTCGTCAAAAACAGTTACAATCTCCTCATTGCCATGATATCCCGTAAAATCTTCCTCGTTGGGTTTGGATCGCTTGCCTTGCTTGTGGGCTCACTGCTGGCGCAGCAAAAGACGCCGCCACTGACCCCGGATATTCCGCAAAAGTTCGACGTGCCTTCCGGCGCCTACGACTACGTCAAACGCGATGTCATGATTCCGATGCGAGACGGCGTAAAACTCCACACCGTCATTATCGTGCCGAAAAGCGCCCAACGGTCGCCGATCCTTCTCACACGCACGCCGTACAATGCCTCGGCTCGCTCGTCGCGCAACGATTCGCCGCATGTTGTCGCCGCTCTCCCCCTCTTCGATGAGTTATTCGTTGCCGATGGTTACATTCGTGTATACCAGGACGTCCGTGGCAAGTACGGCTCCGAAGGCGAGTATGTGATGACACGTCCGCTGCGCGGCCCGTTGAACAAAAGCAGCGTCGATCATTCCACCGACGCGTACGACACCATCGACTGGCTGGTGAAGAATGTTCCCGAATCGAACGGCCGCGTCGGCATGGTGGGCAGTTCTTATGAAGGGTTTACCGTTGTCATGGCCCTGGTAAATCCGCATCCCGCTCTCAAAGCGGCCGTACCCGAGAGTCCCATGGTCGACGGCTGGATGGGCGACGACTGGTTCCATTACGGCGCGTTCCGCCAGATCAACCTCGATTATTTCAGCGAGCAAACCAGCGTCAAAGGCGAAGGCGCCTCCGTCGTGCGCGAGGGCTATGACGATTACGCAAACTTCCTGCGCGCAGGCTCGGTTGGAAACTGGGCGAAAGCCGCCGGTTTCGACCAACTCCCCTGGTGGCACAAGGTGGGGGAGCATCCGGCCTACGATGAGTTCTGGCAGGATCAGGCGCTCGATAAGATCATGGCCGCGCAGCCGTTGACTGTCCCGACGATCTGGCTGCAGGGGCTTTGGGACCAGGAAGACATGTGGGGCGCTATCCACAGCTATCTCGCGGTTGAGCCGAAAGACACGAACAACGACAAAAACTTCCTGATCATGGGGCCGTGGTATCACAGCCAGATCAATAGAGACGGCTTTTCGCTCGGCCCGTTCCGGTGGAATGGCGACACCACGCTGGAAGTCCGCCGCGACATCCTGAAGCCGTTTTTCGACCAGTATCTGAAGGACGGGACGCCAAAAGCCAACACGCCGCCGGTTCTGATCTATAACACAGCTGAAAACCATTGGGATCGATTCAGTTCGTGGCCCAGGTCCTGTGCATCGGGCTGCGGATGGAAAGCGAAAGCGCTGTACTTCACGACAAACTTCGGGTTGTCGTTCACCGCGCCGGCCGCCTCCCAGCCGGGCACGGCGTACGATGAGTACGTTTCCGATCCCGCGAAACCCGTTCCTTACCAGCCGCGTCCTGTCCGGTTTGCCGATACCGACGCCTGGAGACGCTGGCTTGTCGCCGACCAGCGCGCATTTGTGGATCGTCCGGACGTCCTGAGTTACGTGACTCCTCCGCTGACCGAAACCGTCCGCCTCGGTGGCGCTCCGATCGTGCATCTCGTCGCATCCACAACAGGAACCGATAGCGATTGGATCGTAAAACTGATCGACGTCTATCCGGACGAAGTGCCCAGCCAGCCCGAACTGGGCGGCTATGAACTGAGCATCGCGATGGATATCTTTCGCGGCCGCTATCGCGAAAGCTTCGAGCTTGCTCAAGCCATCACGCCGAACAAAGCGCTGCCGTTCACGTTTGCCTTGCCGACTGTAAATCATGAGTTCAAGCCGGGCCACCGCATCATGGTTCAGGTGCAATCGGCGTGGTTCCCGCTCTATGACCGGAATCCGCAGACATTCGTGCCGAATATCTTCTTCACGAAGCCTTCTGACTACATCAAGGCAACTCAGCGGATCTATCACGCCGCCGGCCAGAGCAGTTATATCGACCTTCCGGTCGTGCCGTAACCTCATGGCCAACGATTATCAGGAACTGAAGGACAGCCTGGTCAAGCTCTCCGACGAGCAATTGATCGAGATCGCGCTTTCTACGGAGGGCGAATACCGCCAGGACGCTCTGGAGATTGCCAGGAACGAACTCAAATGGCGAAGTGTTGAAATTCCGAAACCGGAGGAAGACGAATCGGCGGTCGAGCCTGTGTCGACCGATCCGACTCGCATTGTCCGCCCGGCGATTCCGGATCAGGGCTGTCCTTTTTGCGGCGGACGGTTCCGCCCAGGGACGCTCGTGGCGGAGAAGGAACTCACCATCATCTTTTCGGACAATCAGGAAGAACGCTTCGTCAGGGTCAATGTTTGCACGCAGTGCGGGCAACTATCGCTGGCCGTCGATCTGGAGACAGTTGTGGAACCATAAGGGGGAGGACCACAAAGATATATTGGAAGTTGCAACATTAGAGGTTTCTGCATTTAACATTTGAAATGCAGAAACCTCTAATGTTGCAACTTCCAATATTTTCTTTTCTGCTTCTTGTGGTTCCTCCCCTTTGTTGCTGGCGTAGTAGAATCTCGTCATGCGCAACCTGATGGCGCCTTTGATTCTGATCGTCGCGACCCTGTCCGTTGTCCAGGCGCAGTCTCCTTCGACGGCGCTGCACGACGCGTTTGATGCCAAACAGGCGTATGCCTACACGGCGCAAGTGGCCGGCTTCGGCGAGCGGTGGCCCGGCCTGCCCGCCCACGCCAAGACGGAAAGCCTCATCCATCAGGTCCTCCAGAAAGACGGCGCGCAGATCGAAGGCGATGATTTCACCGCCTCGACGCCGCTCGGCCGCCAGCCGGTTCATAACATCATCGGCAAGTTCAACGTCAGTGCTGATTCCCGGCAGCCGATTTTCATTCTCGCCGGCCATTACGATACCCTGCACAAACAGGGTTTCATCGGCGCCAATGACGGCGGTTCGAGTACGGCGATTCTGCTTGCCTTCGCGGACGCGCTTGCGCATCACAAGACGAAGATGCAGATCTGGCTGGTCTTCACCGACCTGGAGGAAGGGACTTTCGTCGATAACGACGGGCTTTACGGCAGCCGGCATCTGGCGATGAAACTCAAGGCAAACGGTATGGTGCCGCGGATCAAAGGCTTTTTCCTCCTCGACATGATCGGCGATAAAGATCTGGGCGTGGCCCGCGAGACCCAGTCCTCGCCCGAATTGCAGGACGTCATCGCCGCGGCCGCCAAGTCGCTCGGCTATGGACGGTACTTTTTTCAATACGATTCGACCATTACCGACGACCACGTCGAGTTTCTGAATGTCGGTATTCCTGCTGTGGATGTCGTTGACGCGGAATTCGGCCGGATGGGTCCCAAGTTCGACGGAATGGGCGAATTTCACCATGGCAACACCGACACCATGGACAAAGTATCGGCCGCCAGCCTCGGGATCGTCGGCCGCACCATTCTTCTGACGATCGAATTGCTCGACCGCTAAGACCTCCCCGCTGCATCAATCGCTACCTATCGCAAAGAGGAGCAGGGCGTGCATACCACCCTGTGGCGGTCGACGTGCAGCACACAATTGGGAGTGTCTTATGAGAGTTTTGATCGGTTATGACGGTTCCCAGTTTGCAGAAGCTGCAATTGCCGACCTGCCTTATGCCGGCTTACCCGAGAACACGGAGGCACGGATCTTTCACGCCGTCGAACGGCCGATTGATGGAGCGGCGGAATCCATGTCGGAAGACGCCTGCACCCGGCTGCGGCAGCAGTTTCGCTCCTGGAATGTGCAGATTGAGACTGCTACCGGAAACCCGTCCGACATGATCATCAGACGCGCAAGGGAATGGTATGCCGATCTGATTGTGATTGGTACACATGGGCGGTCCGGCCTGGGCCGGGTTCTTCTTGGGAGCGTATCCGCAGTCGTGGCGAGGGAAGCCAGCTGCTCCGTTCGAATCGTGAGGAAACGCGAGCGCCCGCGTGAAAACACGCTGCACCTCCTCATCGGTCATGATGGTTCGCCCGAAGCGGACCGTGTTGTCGATGCGGTCTGCCGCCGGCGCTGGCCCGCCACAGCCGAAGTGAAAGTAGTCAGCGTGATTGAAGCGCTGG contains:
- a CDS encoding SAM-dependent methyltransferase, giving the protein MKKGSLTVVGTGYQVAAQMTPEAVDHCRKADKLFYVVDAVTEVWLTQLNPSAESLAICYAPGKPRFVTYGEMVERILSAVRAGDRVCFALYGHPGVFVHASHESIKRARLEGFEASMLPGISAEDCLIADLGFDPAKGCQSFEASRFIVRRRAPDTTVPLLLWQIALVGTMDFDPKGPPANEAGLKLLTKTLLKSYPRRHEVTVYEASPFPVCDPMIDRRPLCDLPHARVTTSSTLFVPPAEEAPVNHRIMRMLLGFNGSRGRL
- a CDS encoding protein kinase, whose translation is MKTFAHYELIDTIGRGGMGVVYKARDTKLGRFVALKFLPEDRATDKRLIARFRREARAASALNHPNICTIYDIDDAAGQTFIVMELLNGVSLRDFIHGQPLAIDAAISIAIEITDALEASHAGGIVHRDIKPSNVFVCANNRIKVLDFGLALQTEPVDVPGEIGRTIDAHELTVSGTAIGTIAYMAPEQARCEEVDGRADLFSFGAVLYEMLTGRPAFASSSIALTFQAILSGNPRPPSEINPAVTPNLERIVHRLLEKDRERRYSSVGQLKSDLERLRIGQPPVQAGPAPRLRRSWMLASAAVLLSGVVVWLGFHSNPPKPASDESVFTHFTSQPGPELFPSFSPDGKIVAYAGRSSGNWDIYIQRVGGHNPINLTLDSAADDTQPAFSPAGEWIAFRSERDGGGIFIMGATGESVRRVSDFGFNPAWSPDGKQLVFAEETVEDSPQYRYTNSSLWTVAVATEEKKKLFPGDAVQPQWSPHGDRIVYWARNAGQRDIWTIRADGTNPVALTNDKSLDWSPVWAADGQAVYFSSDRGGATDLWRMPVEEKTGRSIGAPQAVTKGGTAQRLHPTISTDGKNIAYVEETVTENIFQVAFDPVSGRTAGPPKAVTTGARTVSAPDVARDGKHIAFQSLGKKMDIYVAGIDGTGERQLTDDEFQDRIPRWAPGGKQIAFYSNRTGHFQIWSINADGSGLRQLSDDGSSGVLRAVWAPDGNHLAARHEDGTTFILSLLSGESMRSIPSPPNASEIFDVWNWSPDGNWLAGHRNSRATGQSVGLALYSLQTGMFQTLAGLGSFPVWLKDNRRLLFTDRSKIYSVDRQSLKISEVLDVKPNLIASLGQLPDDNKIVVFSEEQREADIWLLTRGTSK
- a CDS encoding DUF6152 family protein, with the translated sequence MLRMSGGCLATLVVCTLVATPLLAQQRPISAKFDPGKTVTLNGQVTRVDWVDPHVHVLMNVSSGAQSANWAVELESPLDLERSGWNRNTLKPGDAISVQGMRARDGSLQAWGNTITSGGKKVLAMSAEALAALKPAVNRQTARPAPRWPDGKPRLGAAPGETGYWARPSSTALVETGVNVEMDSSGLLKNIKDAAKVAPFQRWALDLYEYRQRNDLKDDPEYLYCKPPGAVRQFQMPHGNQFLEDKTFGRIYVMASGGNHDWHFIYTDGRPQTGELSGNDTNPLYYGNARGRWEGDTLVVDSKGFNEKFWFSNGGLPHTEQLHLIERFTRTDMNTLKYEVTIDDPGAYTRTWSTGWTLQWVPEDLPVSYCQDNRP
- the pepF gene encoding oligoendopeptidase F; protein product: MKKQSTMRYVAAVLVVTGLTVSLMAQERDRVKIPDKFKWNLADIYPNEAAWRAAREKLAKDLPQMQAYKGKLGSSATVLADALEKSSVQDKELSRLYAYASMLSDQDTRDATHLGMKQEMTQLAAAAGAETAYIEPEILHFDKGKVEQFIAAEPRLKVFRFYLEDTARRASHTLTEGEEKLLADAGPMASASSNVYNVFSNADFPFPTVTLSDGKDVRLDQSAFADLRALPNRSDREKVMSAYFGALGKYSGTFGTTTNGEVQKVAFMAKARKYESALQYSLDGPNVPVGVYHRLIDGVNKNLPAFHRYLKLRKRMLGVDQLHYYDLYAPLVGSVNLTYTPEAAQKLVLEAVAPLGKEYTSTVQRAYDNRWIDLFPNDGKRAGAYSNGGAYDVHPYMLINYNGKYADVSTLAHEMGHTMQSYFSNRNQPYPLANYPIFVAEVASTFNETLLINHVLKTVKDDDTRLALLGNYLENIKGTVFRQAQFAEFELAMHEMAAKGQAITGQALSKLYLDITKKYYGHDQGVCVVDDYIANEWSYIPHFYRDFYVYQYATSFTASMALAEKVQSGDPAALKRYLAFLSAGGSKYPIDLLKDAGVDMTTDEPLDLTVKAMNRVMDEMDAILARRR